In Gordonia phthalatica, one genomic interval encodes:
- a CDS encoding pirin family protein codes for MPAVTADTLTLPRISGPSETDTDRTVTGITTGPRGYEGEGFPVVRAFAGVSSRALDPFIHMDQMGEVEYQPGEPLGTDWHPHRGFETVTYMIDGRFQHQDSHGGGGLIENGATQWMTAGSGVLHIETPPAALVESGGTFHGIQLWVNLPATDKFLTPKYQSLEGGQSTLLTSADAGSLVRIIAGEIDGHAGPGATHTPITFAHATIQPGAQLSVPWRQDFNALVYVLSGRGTVGSEQRPIEGGQLAVLGKGDHITVAADASQDSNRPAMEILLLGGQPIREPVVQYGPFVMNTREEIVQAMEDFQSGRFGQIPDDALRPHRVQQ; via the coding sequence ATGCCCGCCGTCACCGCCGACACGCTCACCCTGCCCCGTATCTCGGGTCCGTCCGAGACCGACACCGACCGCACCGTCACCGGCATCACCACCGGTCCGCGCGGTTACGAGGGCGAGGGCTTCCCCGTCGTCCGCGCCTTCGCCGGCGTCTCGTCCCGTGCCCTCGACCCGTTCATCCACATGGATCAGATGGGCGAGGTGGAGTACCAGCCCGGCGAGCCGCTCGGCACGGACTGGCACCCGCACCGCGGCTTCGAGACCGTCACGTACATGATCGACGGCCGCTTCCAGCACCAGGATTCGCACGGCGGCGGCGGCCTCATCGAGAACGGCGCCACCCAGTGGATGACCGCCGGTTCGGGCGTCCTGCACATCGAGACCCCGCCCGCAGCGCTCGTCGAGTCCGGCGGCACGTTCCACGGCATCCAGCTGTGGGTCAACCTGCCTGCGACCGACAAGTTCCTGACGCCCAAGTATCAGAGTCTCGAGGGCGGCCAGTCCACCCTGCTGACCTCGGCCGACGCCGGGTCGCTGGTCCGGATCATCGCCGGCGAGATCGACGGTCACGCCGGTCCCGGTGCCACCCACACGCCGATCACGTTCGCGCACGCGACGATTCAGCCCGGAGCCCAGCTCTCGGTGCCGTGGCGCCAGGACTTCAACGCTCTCGTCTATGTGCTGTCCGGGCGCGGAACCGTGGGCTCCGAGCAGCGTCCCATCGAGGGCGGCCAGCTGGCGGTCCTCGGCAAGGGCGACCACATCACCGTCGCCGCCGACGCGAGCCAGGATTCGAACCGTCCCGCGATGGAGATCCTGCTGCTGGGCGGCCAGCCGATCCGCGAGCCCGTCGTGCAGTACGGACCGTTCGTCATGAACACCCGCGAGGAGATCGTGCAGGCCATGGAGGACTTCCAGTCCGGCCGCTTCGGCCAGATCCCGGACGACGCCCTCCGCCCCCACCGCGTCCAGCAATGA
- a CDS encoding TetR family transcriptional regulator — MTSTPDSPGTTPRKARAKRSRAESGGSRAEKKEQTRQALLDATIDLVDDRSFGSISLREVARGAGIVPTAFYRHFASMEDLGVTLVEDAMRVLRRALREARRDLSSRGMPTARDSLSTLLKKVHSDESQFRFLIRERHGGVAEVRRAIATELLLFSRELAIDLARVPTLTEWGAADLEVAADLVVSIMMTTVAELLDGDGREATERALVERAEKQLIMVFLGMAQWKPER, encoded by the coding sequence GTGACTTCTACACCCGACTCACCAGGCACGACGCCGCGTAAGGCCCGTGCCAAGCGGTCGCGTGCGGAGTCCGGCGGCAGCCGCGCGGAGAAGAAAGAGCAGACGCGCCAGGCGCTGTTGGACGCCACGATCGACTTGGTGGACGACCGTTCTTTCGGAAGCATCAGCCTCCGCGAGGTGGCTCGCGGCGCAGGCATCGTGCCCACGGCTTTCTATCGGCACTTCGCGTCGATGGAGGATCTGGGCGTCACGCTGGTCGAGGACGCGATGCGCGTGCTGCGCAGGGCCCTGCGGGAGGCGCGCCGCGACCTCTCGTCCCGCGGCATGCCGACCGCGCGCGACTCGCTGTCGACCCTGCTGAAGAAGGTGCACTCCGACGAGTCGCAGTTCCGCTTCCTCATCAGGGAGCGGCACGGCGGTGTCGCCGAGGTGCGCCGCGCCATCGCCACCGAGCTGCTGCTGTTCTCGCGGGAACTGGCGATCGACCTCGCGCGCGTGCCCACGCTGACCGAGTGGGGAGCGGCCGATCTGGAGGTCGCCGCCGACCTGGTGGTCTCCATCATGATGACGACGGTCGCCGAACTGCTCGACGGCGACGGCCGCGAAGCCACCGAACGCGCGCTGGTGGAGCGCGCGGAGAAGCAGCTCATCATGGTCTTCCTCGGCATGGCGCAGTGGAAGCCCGAGCGCTGA
- a CDS encoding pirin family protein: MTATLIRAADRHFWNNEWLTSRQSFPGTGNFDIFAGAHGVLAMHNDDEVVAGEGLDSHQHRNMEIVTWVVEGAVEHRDSSGHTETIAAGSVGAMTAGRGIRHAEGNANDRASGQKLRVVQMWVPPHADELEPDHSARDFTAELASGDPVVVVSGRAAHADTPALRIQNRFAALHIARPHAGQTITLPGSPFGHLYVVRGEIRVDDPDLPESLTVGDAVRLADSGDLTLTASSDAEIVYWEMHAEFDVPRPA; this comes from the coding sequence ATGACCGCCACTCTGATCCGTGCCGCCGACCGCCACTTCTGGAACAACGAGTGGCTCACGTCGCGGCAGTCGTTCCCCGGCACCGGCAACTTCGACATCTTTGCGGGCGCCCACGGCGTCCTCGCCATGCACAACGACGACGAGGTGGTCGCAGGCGAGGGGCTCGACTCCCACCAGCACCGCAACATGGAGATCGTGACGTGGGTGGTGGAGGGCGCCGTCGAGCACCGCGATTCCTCCGGCCACACCGAGACCATCGCGGCGGGCAGCGTCGGCGCGATGACCGCGGGTCGCGGCATCCGGCACGCCGAGGGCAACGCCAACGATCGGGCCAGTGGACAGAAGCTGCGCGTCGTCCAGATGTGGGTGCCGCCGCACGCCGACGAACTGGAGCCCGACCACAGCGCACGCGACTTCACCGCCGAGCTCGCCTCCGGCGACCCCGTCGTCGTGGTGTCCGGCCGGGCCGCCCACGCCGACACACCCGCACTGCGGATCCAGAACCGGTTCGCCGCGCTGCACATCGCACGACCGCACGCCGGTCAGACCATCACGCTGCCCGGCTCACCGTTCGGCCACCTGTACGTGGTGCGCGGCGAGATCCGGGTCGACGACCCCGACCTTCCGGAGTCGCTGACGGTGGGCGACGCGGTCCGCCTGGCCGACAGCGGTGACCTCACACTGACGGCGTCGTCGGACGCGGAGATCGTGTACTGGGAGATGCACGCGGAGTTCGACGTTCCTCGTCCGGCATGA
- a CDS encoding ferredoxin reductase produces MAHTLARLVESIVEATATPYPVDRYLELIDPMITWRDTRAKITEVRRQTDRSVTLVLKPTRQWKGHGAGQYVEVSVVVDGVRHRRFFSPAGAAQNTDALELTVTAHSGGFVSRYLRENARPGMVLGLSAASGEFSLPAQRPARTVLVSGGSGITPVLSMLRTLVAEGHRSPITFVHYARTPEDVPYRAELDALDRTFDHIDVQFHYTRTENAEHFAPAHLDGLADADGAQVFLCGPGTLMSAVKEYADERGLSDRVFSEAFTIDTSPVLDPNEPITGDITYTKSDVTTPNDGRTLLEQAEAAGLDPEYGCRMGICFSCTKVRTSGCTRNILTGELDSEPGQHIQICVSAPVGDVEIEV; encoded by the coding sequence ATGGCCCACACGCTCGCCCGCCTCGTCGAATCGATCGTCGAAGCGACCGCCACCCCCTACCCGGTCGACCGCTACCTGGAGCTGATCGACCCGATGATCACCTGGCGCGACACTCGCGCCAAGATCACCGAAGTCCGCCGCCAGACGGACCGCTCGGTGACTCTGGTCCTGAAGCCCACCCGCCAGTGGAAGGGCCACGGGGCCGGACAGTATGTCGAGGTCAGCGTGGTTGTCGACGGTGTCCGCCACCGCCGCTTCTTCTCGCCGGCCGGTGCCGCGCAGAACACCGACGCCCTCGAGCTCACGGTGACCGCGCACTCGGGCGGCTTCGTCTCCCGCTACCTGCGCGAGAACGCTCGCCCCGGCATGGTCCTGGGCTTGAGCGCCGCGTCGGGCGAGTTCAGCCTCCCCGCACAGCGCCCCGCACGCACCGTCCTCGTCAGCGGCGGCAGCGGGATTACACCTGTCCTCTCAATGCTGCGCACACTGGTCGCCGAAGGTCACCGGAGCCCGATCACCTTCGTCCACTACGCCCGCACCCCCGAGGACGTGCCGTACCGCGCCGAACTCGATGCCCTGGATCGCACGTTCGACCACATTGACGTGCAGTTTCACTACACGCGCACCGAGAACGCCGAGCACTTCGCGCCCGCCCACCTGGACGGTCTGGCCGACGCGGACGGTGCACAGGTGTTCCTGTGCGGCCCCGGCACGCTGATGAGCGCGGTCAAGGAGTACGCCGACGAGCGCGGCCTATCCGACCGCGTGTTCTCCGAGGCGTTCACCATCGACACCTCCCCCGTGCTCGATCCCAACGAACCCATCACCGGCGACATCACGTACACCAAGTCCGACGTCACCACCCCGAACGACGGTCGCACCCTGCTGGAGCAGGCCGAGGCGGCCGGTCTCGACCCGGAGTACGGCTGCCGCATGGGCATCTGCTTCTCCTGCACCAAGGTCCGCACCAGCGGATGCACCCGCAACATCCTGACCGGTGAGCTCGACTCCGAGCCCGGCCAGCACATCCAGATCTGTGTCAGCGCGCCCGTCGGCGACGTGGAAATCGAGGTTTAA
- a CDS encoding alpha/beta hydrolase has protein sequence MKSQTLSVAGIHGNKIVYDVHRPDSGSVGVVVLAHGLGEHAGRYHHVAQRLTDAGYTVVAPDHAGHGRSEGKRLGVTDFSDFTTDLDTIIRNTDRSGGPTFLLGHSMGGAIALKYALDHPEVLDGLILSGPALMPGDDLPSFLVKIAPVLGKVAPWLPSTALPASALSRDPNVVEGYQADPLVWQGKIPAGLGGTLIQTMSTFPGRLPSLTMPTLAMHGSADALANPEGTRMVGRLAGGDDVTVKIWDGLFHEIFNEPEQEEVLATVVEWLKGHTAE, from the coding sequence ATGAAGTCCCAAACTCTGTCCGTGGCAGGCATTCACGGAAACAAGATCGTGTACGACGTCCACCGGCCCGACTCAGGATCGGTGGGCGTCGTCGTTCTGGCGCACGGCCTCGGTGAGCATGCAGGCCGCTACCACCACGTCGCGCAGCGGCTGACCGACGCCGGCTACACGGTGGTCGCACCCGATCACGCCGGGCACGGGCGGTCGGAGGGCAAGCGCCTCGGTGTCACCGACTTCAGCGATTTCACCACCGACCTCGACACCATCATCCGCAACACCGACCGCAGCGGCGGACCCACGTTCCTGCTGGGCCACAGCATGGGCGGTGCCATCGCGCTGAAGTACGCGCTGGACCATCCCGAGGTGCTCGACGGCCTCATCCTGTCCGGTCCCGCCCTGATGCCGGGCGACGACCTTCCTTCGTTCCTGGTGAAGATCGCACCCGTCCTCGGCAAGGTGGCGCCGTGGCTGCCGTCGACCGCGCTGCCCGCATCGGCGCTGAGCCGCGACCCGAATGTCGTCGAGGGCTACCAGGCCGACCCTCTGGTGTGGCAGGGCAAGATCCCCGCGGGTCTCGGCGGCACGCTGATCCAGACCATGTCGACCTTCCCCGGCCGCCTCCCGTCGTTGACCATGCCGACCCTGGCGATGCACGGGAGCGCCGACGCCCTCGCGAACCCGGAGGGCACCCGGATGGTCGGCCGCCTGGCCGGCGGTGACGACGTGACCGTGAAGATCTGGGACGGCCTGTTCCATGAGATCTTCAACGAGCCGGAGCAGGAGGAGGTGCTCGCGACGGTCGTGGAGTGGTTGAAGGGGCATACGGCGGAGTAG
- the aqpZ gene encoding aquaporin Z, which yields MDTVSTPAKWLAELFGTFWLVFGGAGTAVFAAKQIASGTSDVGHFASYNVGVGFLGVALAFGLTVVTMAYAVGHISGGHFNPAVTLGAAVGGRLPWRDVPGYWVSQIIGGLLGGLAIFAIASGKEGWEATGNMAANGYGEHSPGGYALLSVAIAEIILTAFFIIVILGATDGRAPKGFGPLAIGLSLTLIHLISIPISNTSVNPARSMGVAFFNGDGAPAQLWAFFVFPLIGGAIGGALYPLLFENGKFAAVMSAAAKRDEDLEGAAE from the coding sequence ATGGACACTGTTTCCACGCCCGCCAAATGGTTGGCGGAACTCTTCGGCACCTTCTGGCTCGTGTTCGGCGGCGCAGGCACGGCCGTTTTCGCGGCCAAGCAGATCGCCTCGGGCACCAGCGACGTCGGCCACTTCGCGTCCTACAACGTCGGCGTCGGCTTCCTCGGCGTCGCACTCGCCTTCGGCCTGACCGTCGTCACCATGGCGTACGCCGTCGGCCACATCTCGGGTGGACACTTCAACCCGGCCGTCACGCTCGGCGCCGCCGTCGGCGGTCGTCTCCCGTGGCGCGACGTCCCCGGCTACTGGGTGTCGCAGATCATCGGCGGCCTGCTCGGCGGCCTCGCGATCTTCGCCATCGCCAGCGGCAAGGAGGGCTGGGAGGCCACCGGCAACATGGCGGCCAACGGTTACGGCGAGCACTCGCCCGGTGGCTACGCGCTGCTGTCGGTCGCGATCGCCGAGATCATCCTGACCGCGTTCTTCATCATCGTCATCCTCGGCGCCACGGACGGTCGTGCGCCGAAGGGCTTCGGTCCGCTGGCCATCGGCTTGTCACTGACGCTGATCCACCTCATCTCCATCCCGATCTCGAACACCTCAGTGAACCCGGCCCGTTCGATGGGCGTCGCCTTCTTCAACGGCGACGGCGCACCCGCTCAGCTGTGGGCGTTCTTCGTGTTCCCGCTCATCGGTGGTGCGATCGGCGGCGCGCTGTATCCGCTGCTGTTCGAGAACGGCAAGTTCGCTGCGGTCATGTCGGCGGCGGCAAAGCGTGACGAGGACCTGGAGGGTGCCGCAGAATGA
- a CDS encoding dipeptidase — protein MSPVDITPETLAARVDELMDQARADLAELVAFPSIHSDDEPVDASTASADWVAKAFTALGFQTEVIVTSDNSPAIVGHLAGPEGSPTVALYSHHDVQPAGDRSLWETPPFELTERDGRWYGRGSADCKGNLVAHLTALRAVGEELACNVRLIIEGSEEAGGEGLDHLVRTRPELFDADLIIIGDTGNLTVGIPTLTTSLRGVTNVKVTVKALTNGVHSGGAGGPAPDAMAALIHGLSSLRNERGDTVIEGLRADQKWTGFEFDDDQFRATVGALPGTEVLGSGTPADMAWARPTVTVIGMDAPSTAECAAAIMPTAAAMLNLRVPPGTDTREAYDLLVAHLRKHIPWGVEVDFEPDAFGAAFSADPSGPAYQQLIAAMSTAYNDIPVQFAGQGGSIPLTTVLHETIPHAEIALLGVEEPLCAIHAPNESVDPGEIRRTALTEAILLSSFTKD, from the coding sequence ATGAGCCCCGTGGACATCACTCCGGAAACTCTCGCCGCCCGCGTCGACGAATTGATGGATCAGGCGCGCGCCGATCTGGCCGAACTCGTCGCCTTCCCGTCGATCCACAGCGACGACGAGCCCGTCGACGCCAGCACCGCCAGCGCCGACTGGGTCGCGAAGGCCTTCACCGCACTCGGTTTCCAGACCGAAGTGATCGTCACCTCCGACAACTCCCCCGCCATCGTCGGCCACCTGGCCGGCCCCGAGGGAAGCCCGACCGTCGCGCTCTACAGCCACCACGACGTCCAGCCCGCGGGCGACCGATCACTGTGGGAGACACCGCCGTTCGAGCTCACCGAGCGCGACGGCCGCTGGTACGGCCGCGGCAGCGCCGACTGCAAGGGCAACCTGGTGGCGCACCTGACCGCGCTCCGCGCCGTCGGCGAGGAGCTGGCGTGCAACGTCCGCCTGATCATCGAGGGCTCGGAGGAGGCCGGCGGCGAGGGCCTGGACCACCTGGTCCGCACTCGCCCCGAGCTGTTCGACGCCGACCTGATCATCATCGGCGACACCGGCAACCTGACCGTCGGCATCCCGACGCTGACCACCAGCCTCCGCGGCGTCACCAACGTAAAGGTGACGGTCAAAGCACTGACGAACGGCGTCCACTCCGGCGGCGCGGGCGGTCCCGCGCCCGATGCGATGGCCGCGCTGATCCACGGCCTGTCGTCGCTGCGCAACGAGCGCGGCGACACCGTCATCGAGGGTCTGCGCGCCGATCAGAAGTGGACCGGATTCGAGTTCGACGACGACCAGTTCCGCGCGACCGTCGGCGCACTGCCCGGCACCGAGGTCCTCGGCAGCGGCACGCCCGCCGACATGGCGTGGGCCCGTCCGACCGTCACCGTCATCGGCATGGACGCCCCGAGCACTGCCGAGTGCGCCGCCGCGATCATGCCGACGGCCGCCGCGATGCTGAACCTGCGCGTTCCGCCGGGCACCGACACCCGCGAGGCCTATGACCTGCTGGTCGCCCACCTCCGCAAGCACATCCCGTGGGGCGTCGAGGTGGACTTCGAGCCCGACGCATTCGGCGCCGCCTTCTCCGCGGACCCGAGCGGCCCCGCCTACCAGCAGTTGATCGCCGCGATGTCGACCGCGTACAACGACATCCCCGTGCAGTTCGCCGGACAGGGCGGCTCGATCCCGCTGACGACGGTGCTGCACGAGACGATTCCGCACGCCGAGATCGCCCTCCTCGGCGTCGAGGAACCCCTGTGCGCCATCCACGCGCCCAACGAGAGCGTCGACCCCGGCGAGATCCGTCGCACCGCCCTCACCGAGGCGATCCTGCTGAGTTCGTTCACGAAGGACTGA
- a CDS encoding fatty acid desaturase family protein — MAINITDYFRPETATTKEINLSYEQVEQLGNDLDELRARIVADLGESDREYLYTIIRAQRKLEFAGRAMMYVPFIPPIWLAGVASLGVAKILDNMEIGHNVMHGQFDWMREDTYNSREFDWDTVCPGEQWKHSHNYMHHTYTNILGEDRDIGYGILRMARDQKWNPYFLGNLGYATALMLLFEWGVMLHDLEAENLIQGKRKWSDIKGLVKGMWRKASKQVAKDYIIWPALTGPFFVTTLIGNAGANLIRNVWTYSIIFCGHFPSGTQTFTAEECQDETKGQWYVRQMLGSANIYGSDLFHIMSGNLSHQIEHHLFPDVPANRYPEMAPEVEAICEKYGLPYNTGSLRQQLGSTWKKIAKLSLPNWMTRDDNDIVVNIERTPAVENAA; from the coding sequence ATGGCAATCAACATCACCGATTACTTCCGGCCCGAAACCGCCACCACCAAGGAGATCAACCTCTCCTACGAGCAGGTGGAGCAGCTCGGGAACGATCTCGACGAGCTCCGCGCGCGCATCGTCGCCGACCTCGGCGAGTCCGACCGCGAGTACCTGTACACCATCATCCGCGCGCAGCGGAAGCTCGAGTTCGCCGGCCGCGCCATGATGTACGTGCCCTTCATCCCGCCGATCTGGCTGGCCGGCGTCGCGTCGCTCGGCGTGGCGAAGATCCTCGACAACATGGAGATCGGCCACAACGTCATGCACGGCCAGTTCGACTGGATGCGCGAGGACACCTACAACTCGCGCGAGTTCGACTGGGACACCGTGTGCCCGGGTGAGCAGTGGAAGCACAGCCACAACTACATGCACCACACCTACACCAACATCCTGGGCGAGGACCGCGACATCGGCTACGGCATCCTCCGCATGGCCCGCGACCAGAAGTGGAACCCCTACTTCCTGGGCAACCTCGGCTACGCGACCGCCCTGATGCTGCTGTTCGAGTGGGGCGTCATGCTGCACGACCTCGAGGCCGAGAACCTGATCCAGGGCAAGCGCAAGTGGTCGGACATCAAGGGCCTGGTGAAGGGCATGTGGCGCAAGGCCAGCAAGCAGGTCGCCAAGGACTACATCATCTGGCCCGCGCTGACCGGCCCGTTCTTCGTCACCACGCTGATCGGCAACGCCGGCGCCAACCTGATCCGCAACGTGTGGACCTACTCGATCATCTTCTGCGGTCACTTCCCCAGCGGCACCCAGACGTTCACCGCCGAGGAGTGCCAGGACGAGACCAAGGGTCAGTGGTACGTCCGCCAGATGCTCGGCTCGGCCAACATCTACGGCAGCGACCTGTTCCACATCATGAGCGGCAACCTCTCGCACCAGATCGAGCACCACCTGTTCCCCGACGTGCCCGCCAACCGGTACCCGGAGATGGCGCCCGAGGTCGAGGCGATCTGCGAGAAGTACGGCCTCCCGTACAACACCGGTTCGCTGCGCCAGCAGCTCGGCTCCACGTGGAAGAAGATCGCCAAGCTCTCGCTCCCCAACTGGATGACCCGCGACGACAACGACATCGTCGTCAACATCGAGCGGACCCCGGCCGTCGAGAACGCGGCCTGA
- a CDS encoding serine/threonine-protein kinase, producing the protein MADHGTRVGTRFGPYRLDALLGYGGMGEVYRAHDTVRDRDVALKLLHENLAGDATYQERFRREAQAVAKLGEPHIIPIHDFGEIDGVLYLDMRLVEGEDLRARLRRTGPTSPVDTVAIVEQVASALDAVHAVGLAHRDVKPENVLVTPSDFAYLVDFGIAHQGTDTHLTQTGTAIGSLAYMAPEQLDGVPAGAATDVYSLAAVTFEALTGTPPFPGATVSQIVRATVMNDVPSPRQRSAAVSPQLDAVVMRGLAKAPEARFSSAGAFAQAARAALSGQWPEGSAPPTAALGADPAYDQTMIGQRPPTAPMTGPQAYSAPEPQPAPYAQSPYGQPHYAQPQYAPPQNYPGLQRTESGDGGRSLQVVLGVLIGLLVLALIGLGVYWFGFRTAAGPGQAAPSSTTTLTQTVPPSTSAAPTPPPGTERCNADVGVAGGVTSCAFAANVRTAYLADGPKGEARTVTAASPVTGQSYAMNCAPETGVVVCRGGNNAVVVIF; encoded by the coding sequence ATGGCGGACCACGGAACACGCGTCGGCACTCGGTTCGGGCCGTATCGGCTCGACGCCCTGCTCGGCTACGGCGGCATGGGTGAGGTCTATCGTGCGCACGACACCGTGCGTGACCGCGACGTGGCGCTGAAACTCCTTCACGAGAACCTCGCCGGCGACGCCACCTATCAGGAACGATTCCGCCGGGAGGCGCAGGCCGTCGCGAAACTCGGCGAGCCGCACATCATCCCCATCCACGACTTCGGTGAGATCGACGGCGTCCTCTACCTCGACATGCGTCTGGTGGAGGGAGAGGACCTCCGGGCGCGACTGCGTCGTACCGGCCCGACGTCGCCTGTCGACACGGTGGCGATCGTCGAGCAGGTGGCCTCGGCGCTCGACGCGGTGCATGCCGTCGGCCTGGCGCACCGCGATGTGAAGCCCGAGAACGTGCTGGTGACGCCGTCGGACTTCGCCTATCTGGTCGACTTCGGGATCGCCCACCAGGGGACGGACACGCACCTCACCCAGACCGGCACCGCCATCGGCTCACTGGCCTACATGGCGCCCGAACAGCTCGACGGCGTCCCGGCCGGCGCCGCGACGGACGTGTACTCGCTGGCGGCGGTGACCTTCGAGGCGTTGACCGGGACGCCGCCGTTCCCCGGGGCGACGGTCAGTCAGATCGTCCGCGCGACCGTGATGAACGACGTCCCGTCCCCGCGGCAGCGGTCCGCCGCGGTGTCGCCGCAGCTCGACGCCGTCGTGATGCGCGGCCTCGCGAAGGCTCCGGAGGCGAGGTTCTCGTCGGCGGGAGCCTTCGCGCAGGCGGCCCGCGCCGCACTGTCCGGGCAGTGGCCGGAAGGCAGTGCGCCGCCCACCGCCGCGCTCGGGGCCGATCCCGCGTACGACCAGACCATGATCGGACAGCGGCCGCCGACCGCGCCGATGACCGGCCCCCAGGCGTACTCGGCACCGGAGCCGCAGCCGGCCCCGTACGCCCAGTCTCCGTACGGTCAGCCTCACTACGCCCAACCCCAGTACGCGCCGCCGCAGAACTACCCGGGGCTTCAGCGGACGGAGTCCGGCGACGGCGGGCGGTCGTTGCAGGTGGTGCTCGGCGTGTTGATCGGACTGCTGGTCCTCGCGCTGATCGGACTGGGCGTCTACTGGTTCGGGTTCCGAACGGCGGCCGGTCCGGGGCAGGCGGCGCCATCGTCGACCACGACCCTGACACAGACGGTTCCGCCGAGCACGAGTGCGGCTCCGACCCCGCCGCCGGGGACCGAACGCTGCAATGCCGACGTGGGAGTGGCCGGCGGTGTCACCAGCTGCGCGTTCGCGGCCAACGTCCGCACCGCCTACCTGGCCGACGGGCCCAAGGGGGAGGCTCGGACGGTGACCGCCGCCAGTCCGGTCACCGGACAGAGCTATGCAATGAACTGCGCGCCGGAAACCGGCGTCGTGGTGTGTCGCGGTGGAAACAATGCGGTGGTGGTGATCTTCTGA
- a CDS encoding MarR family winged helix-turn-helix transcriptional regulator, which yields MTAAAKRRAWRLFIENSARIQTELDRRLRADGLCLADYHVLLLLHEAPGRRLRMNELSRAMVFSKSRLTYQVAALCKRGWLRRESAPEDRRGSYAVLTDDGAAAFEGAARKHGADVDELFFSAVSTDDAVPLAAAMQALADHLDHCEKTS from the coding sequence ATGACCGCCGCCGCCAAGCGGCGTGCCTGGCGGCTGTTCATCGAGAACTCGGCGCGCATCCAGACCGAGCTCGATCGCCGACTTCGCGCCGACGGCCTGTGCCTGGCCGATTACCACGTGTTGCTTCTGCTGCACGAGGCCCCAGGCCGTCGGCTGCGGATGAACGAGCTCAGCCGCGCCATGGTGTTCTCCAAATCGCGACTCACCTATCAGGTGGCCGCCCTCTGCAAGCGCGGATGGCTGCGTCGCGAGAGCGCGCCCGAGGACCGTCGGGGCAGCTACGCGGTCCTCACCGACGACGGTGCCGCCGCCTTCGAGGGCGCCGCCCGCAAGCACGGCGCCGACGTCGACGAACTGTTCTTCAGCGCCGTCTCCACCGACGACGCCGTGCCCCTGGCCGCCGCCATGCAGGCGTTGGCCGACCACCTCGACCACTGCGAGAAGACATCATGA
- a CDS encoding alpha/beta fold hydrolase, with product MALTELTFPSHNGRDTVYGWIYRPTRPARAVVHLIHGLGEHSRRYLHLITTLLDAGCVVVADDHAGHGKTAMESGFWVDTGDDGAATAVEDELTLMATARAECPDLPYVIFGHSWGSMIARPLAARAGDDVAALILCGIAAQMPGIETVVDREALAAEPDRAAPAAAGYVEAVFSGFLDRYDDVVGPTDWVARDRDVVRDHSVDPFNNFGAPMSVRFLQGFIDLYDDANSDDWYPQIRDTLPILILAGDQDPVTNFGEGAYHVANRLVASGHRDVRTRVYTGFRHEVHNEPETRADVEAEIVAMVERVTP from the coding sequence ATGGCACTGACTGAGCTGACGTTCCCCTCCCACAACGGCCGCGACACCGTCTACGGCTGGATCTACCGCCCGACACGACCGGCGCGCGCCGTCGTCCACCTGATCCACGGTCTCGGCGAGCATTCGCGCCGCTACCTGCACCTGATCACCACCCTGCTCGACGCCGGCTGCGTCGTGGTGGCCGACGACCACGCCGGGCACGGCAAGACCGCCATGGAGTCCGGCTTCTGGGTCGACACCGGCGACGACGGCGCCGCGACCGCCGTCGAGGACGAGCTGACGCTGATGGCGACCGCCCGCGCCGAGTGCCCCGATCTGCCGTACGTGATCTTCGGGCACTCGTGGGGATCGATGATCGCCCGGCCGCTCGCGGCCCGCGCGGGCGACGACGTCGCCGCCCTGATCCTGTGCGGCATCGCGGCGCAGATGCCGGGCATCGAGACGGTCGTCGACCGGGAGGCCCTCGCCGCCGAACCCGACCGCGCGGCACCCGCCGCCGCGGGATACGTCGAGGCGGTCTTCTCCGGATTCCTGGACCGCTACGACGATGTCGTCGGCCCCACCGACTGGGTGGCCCGCGACCGCGACGTGGTCCGCGACCACTCCGTCGATCCGTTCAACAACTTCGGCGCCCCGATGAGCGTCAGGTTCCTGCAGGGCTTCATCGACCTGTACGACGACGCCAACAGCGACGACTGGTACCCGCAGATCCGCGACACCCTGCCGATCCTCATCCTCGCGGGCGACCAGGACCCGGTGACGAACTTCGGCGAGGGCGCCTACCACGTGGCCAACCGCCTCGTCGCCTCCGGACACCGCGACGTGCGGACTCGCGTGTACACCGGATTCCGACACGAGGTCCACAACGAACCCGAGACCCGCGCCGACGTGGAGGCCGAGATCGTCGCGATGGTGGAGCGCGTCACGCCCTGA